A window from Aquabacterium sp. NJ1 encodes these proteins:
- a CDS encoding ABC transporter substrate-binding protein, with protein sequence MGLLSLMWLHGVMAKELRIVTIESAPFGFVGKDGKPTGMMYEIGNRIATEAGFTYTNQITPYARSAHMVARGDADFVLRYRSTELAEGAIPVAGVLSLPTIVVGKPALKCRSLADLRGKVVGTPRGGRFDDAFDAEADIQKYQVSDYSQMLKMLMNDRIDAALGSSIGLFYNAYLLGIKKEQFGKPLVLSTQTFELHFSKKTADDETIAALRAAVARLKSRNEVRKVVDKYLNSFDWEMASR encoded by the coding sequence GTGGGCCTGTTGTCGCTGATGTGGCTGCATGGCGTCATGGCCAAGGAGCTGCGCATCGTCACCATCGAGTCGGCGCCTTTTGGCTTCGTCGGGAAAGATGGCAAGCCCACCGGCATGATGTACGAGATCGGCAACCGGATCGCCACAGAAGCCGGCTTTACCTATACCAACCAGATCACGCCGTATGCGCGTTCGGCGCACATGGTGGCGCGCGGCGATGCGGACTTTGTGCTGCGCTACCGAAGTACGGAGCTCGCCGAAGGCGCCATTCCCGTCGCTGGTGTGCTGAGCTTGCCGACGATTGTGGTGGGCAAGCCTGCGCTCAAGTGCCGAAGCCTTGCCGACTTGCGGGGCAAGGTGGTGGGCACACCCCGAGGCGGGCGCTTTGATGATGCCTTCGATGCCGAAGCCGATATCCAGAAGTACCAGGTGTCGGATTACTCGCAGATGCTCAAGATGCTGATGAATGACCGGATCGATGCCGCCCTGGGGTCGTCGATCGGTCTCTTCTACAACGCCTATCTCCTGGGCATCAAGAAAGAGCAGTTTGGCAAGCCGCTGGTCTTGAGCACGCAGACCTTCGAACTGCACTTTTCGAAAAAGACGGCCGATGATGAAACCATCGCCGCCTTGAGGGCCGCCGTGGCCCGCCTGAAAAGCCGCAATGAGGTCAGAAAGGTCGTCGACAAGTACCTCAACAGCTTCGACTGGGAGATGGCGTCCAGGTAG
- a CDS encoding ATP-binding protein, with product MTYHKLLERQILRHLSKVSVAPGELDAFLSAISDAYRDADVDRNSIERTLELMSEELTERNAQLQLQLAQRQAVEQALLKEKADQQALIKRLEEAHHQLLQAEKMASIGQLAAGVAHEINNPIGFVGSNIGTLRKYVDDLLELIAAYEVHEKDLTDEASSQMSAMRATLDLAYLREDLIALLAESNDGISRVKQIVQDLKDFSHVDEAQWQWASLHRGLDSTLNIVHNEIKYVAEVVKLYGQIPDIECMPSQINQVLMNLLVNAAHAMHERRGKITIRTGMAGADEVFVEIADEGHGISDEHLKRIFDPFFTTKPVGKGTGLGLSLSYGIVNKHHGHISVSSQMGAGTTFRVVLPVRQAESEAPERQGLM from the coding sequence GTGACTTACCACAAACTGCTTGAGCGCCAGATTCTTCGGCATCTGTCGAAGGTTTCGGTTGCACCGGGGGAGTTGGATGCTTTTCTCTCCGCGATCAGCGATGCCTATCGTGATGCCGATGTAGATCGCAATTCCATCGAACGCACCTTAGAGTTGATGTCGGAGGAATTGACGGAGCGCAACGCGCAGTTGCAGTTGCAATTGGCCCAGAGACAGGCCGTAGAGCAAGCCTTGCTGAAGGAAAAGGCCGATCAGCAGGCCCTGATCAAGCGCCTCGAGGAGGCGCATCATCAGCTGTTGCAGGCAGAAAAAATGGCGTCAATCGGCCAGCTGGCCGCTGGTGTCGCGCATGAGATCAACAATCCCATTGGCTTTGTGGGCTCCAACATCGGCACCTTGCGCAAGTATGTGGATGACTTGCTGGAGCTGATTGCGGCCTACGAGGTGCACGAAAAAGATCTGACCGATGAGGCCAGCTCCCAGATGTCGGCCATGCGGGCCACGCTTGATCTGGCGTATTTGCGCGAAGACCTCATTGCCTTGTTGGCCGAGTCCAACGATGGCATCAGTCGTGTCAAGCAGATCGTGCAGGATCTCAAAGACTTCTCTCATGTTGACGAGGCGCAGTGGCAATGGGCCAGTCTGCATAGAGGTCTGGACAGCACGCTGAACATCGTGCACAACGAAATCAAGTACGTTGCCGAGGTGGTCAAGCTTTATGGCCAGATTCCAGATATCGAATGCATGCCCTCTCAAATCAACCAGGTGTTGATGAATTTGCTGGTGAACGCCGCCCATGCGATGCATGAACGGCGCGGCAAGATCACGATCCGGACGGGTATGGCCGGTGCCGATGAGGTGTTTGTGGAAATCGCCGATGAGGGCCACGGTATATCGGATGAGCACCTCAAGCGGATTTTTGATCCCTTTTTCACCACCAAGCCGGTTGGCAAAGGGACGGGCCTGGGCTTGTCGCTGTCTTACGGCATCGTCAACAAGCACCATGGGCATATATCCGTGAGTAGCCAGATGGGTGCGGGCACCACGTTCAGGGTCGTGCTACCCGTGCGCCAGGCTGAGAGTGAGGCGCCTGAGCGTCAGGGCTTGATGTAG
- the dmeF gene encoding CDF family Co(II)/Ni(II) efflux transporter DmeF: MRETDLSQWIHEHIFDEGSQQAETRTRLVMWITLAMMVLEITAGWWFNSMALLADGWHMSSHAIAIGLSAFAYAAARRYARDPRFAFGTWKIEVLAGFASAVFLVGVAGLMIFGSVERLVTPEPIHYREALVVAVIGLVVNLVCAFILGGAHDHHHHDHGGHEHHHGHGHGHAHHDHHGHDEHQHDLNLKSAYVHVLADAATSVLAILALIGGWMYGCSWLDPVMGLVGAVLVAVWAKGLIIETGKVLLDREMDHPVVDEIREVIAELDAHADSHLTDLHVWRVGKGAYSCALTVVTGDPALTPAVIREALKVHEEIVHATIEVHHR; this comes from the coding sequence ATGCGTGAGACCGATCTGTCCCAGTGGATCCATGAGCACATCTTTGACGAAGGCAGCCAGCAGGCCGAAACCCGCACGCGGCTGGTGATGTGGATCACGCTGGCCATGATGGTGCTGGAGATCACCGCCGGCTGGTGGTTCAACTCCATGGCCCTGCTGGCTGACGGCTGGCACATGAGCTCGCACGCCATCGCCATTGGCCTGAGCGCCTTTGCCTATGCCGCGGCACGCCGTTATGCGCGTGACCCGCGCTTTGCCTTTGGCACCTGGAAGATCGAGGTGCTGGCGGGCTTTGCCAGCGCGGTGTTCCTGGTGGGCGTGGCGGGGCTGATGATCTTCGGCTCGGTGGAGCGCCTGGTGACGCCCGAGCCCATCCATTACCGCGAGGCGCTGGTTGTGGCGGTGATCGGGCTGGTGGTCAACCTGGTGTGTGCCTTCATCCTGGGTGGCGCACACGACCATCATCACCACGATCATGGTGGACACGAGCACCATCATGGGCACGGCCATGGTCACGCGCACCACGATCACCACGGCCACGATGAGCACCAGCATGACCTCAACCTGAAGTCAGCCTATGTGCATGTGCTGGCCGATGCCGCGACGTCCGTGCTGGCCATCCTGGCGCTGATCGGTGGCTGGATGTATGGCTGTTCCTGGCTGGACCCGGTGATGGGCCTGGTGGGCGCCGTGCTGGTGGCCGTGTGGGCCAAGGGCCTGATCATCGAAACCGGCAAGGTGCTGCTGGACCGCGAGATGGACCACCCCGTGGTGGACGAGATCCGCGAGGTGATCGCCGAACTGGATGCCCATGCCGACAGCCACCTCACCGACCTGCACGTGTGGCGGGTCGGCAAGGGGGCTTACTCATGTGCCCTGACGGTGGTGACGGGTGACCCTGCGCTCACACCCGCCGTGATTCGTGAGGCCTTGAAGGTGCACGAAGAGATCGTGCACGCGACGATCGAGGTGCATCACCGCTGA
- a CDS encoding serine hydrolase: MSSLTVTPQGHDFSALHAAMQRYVDGELLAGVSSAVLVGQDLVDLHCTGWADKEQQSPLRADHLFRIYSGSKLITSCAALLLLDEGRFQLDDPVERYIPQLGQRMVLRPGATSIDDVEPAQGPITIRHLLSHQSGLSYGLLDPGTLMFNAYRERKILSPRNTLADMIDALAGLPLLFHPGKGWEYSIATDVIGHLIEVVSGQRLDAFLQARIFEPLGMVDTGFVIPPDQQHRLATYYMGTDFTKPMQPGLTRNDNAPYPKANLQPVPWLSGGGGLVSSLADTLALLRSLMPGGKALLKPETLAMLMSNQLPDGQWIRFPRFGEVIGKGYGLGGAVTLMPSPFDPPASTGEFQWGGLAGTHWWINPKANTAGVVMTQRDMAFWHPFSFELKQLVYQALQPQQG; the protein is encoded by the coding sequence GGATCTGGTGGACCTGCACTGCACAGGCTGGGCCGACAAGGAGCAGCAAAGCCCGCTGCGCGCCGACCACCTGTTTCGCATCTACTCGGGCAGCAAGCTGATCACCTCCTGCGCGGCCTTGCTGTTGCTGGACGAGGGCCGCTTCCAGCTGGACGACCCCGTCGAGCGCTACATCCCGCAACTGGGCCAGCGCATGGTGCTGCGCCCCGGCGCCACCTCCATCGACGATGTGGAGCCCGCACAAGGCCCGATCACCATCCGGCATTTGTTGAGCCACCAGTCCGGCCTGAGTTATGGCCTGCTGGACCCCGGTACGCTCATGTTCAACGCCTACCGCGAGCGCAAGATCCTGAGCCCACGCAACACGCTGGCCGACATGATCGATGCGCTGGCCGGCCTGCCGCTGCTCTTCCACCCTGGCAAGGGCTGGGAATACTCGATTGCCACCGATGTGATCGGGCACCTGATTGAAGTGGTCAGTGGCCAGCGCCTGGATGCTTTCCTGCAAGCGCGCATCTTCGAGCCGCTGGGCATGGTGGACACCGGCTTTGTGATCCCGCCCGATCAGCAACATCGCCTGGCCACGTATTACATGGGCACCGACTTCACCAAGCCCATGCAACCAGGCCTCACGCGCAATGACAACGCGCCCTACCCCAAGGCCAACCTCCAACCCGTGCCGTGGCTGTCGGGCGGTGGCGGGCTCGTTTCATCACTGGCCGACACGCTGGCGCTGTTGCGCAGCCTGATGCCTGGCGGCAAGGCCCTGCTCAAGCCAGAGACCCTCGCGATGCTGATGTCCAACCAGTTGCCCGATGGCCAGTGGATCCGCTTCCCGCGCTTTGGCGAGGTGATCGGCAAAGGCTACGGCCTGGGTGGCGCGGTGACCTTGATGCCCTCGCCCTTTGACCCACCCGCCTCCACCGGCGAGTTCCAGTGGGGCGGCCTGGCGGGCACGCACTGGTGGATCAACCCCAAGGCCAACACCGCTGGCGTGGTGATGACCCAGCGTGACATGGCCTTCTGGCACCCCTTCTCGTTCGAACTCAAGCAACTGGTCTATCAGGCGCTGCAGCCACAACAGGGCTGA
- a CDS encoding TMEM165/GDT1 family protein: MESLFVSTGVVALAEIGDKTQLLAFILAARFKRPVPIILGILVATLVNHGLAGALGAWITSMVSPDIMRWVLGLSFIGMAIWTLIPDEIEEEETKVAHKLGVFGATLVTFFLAEMGDKTQLATVALAAHYANPLWVVAGTTLGMLIADVPAVFVGNRFAEKIPMKLVHGIAAAIFAVMGLLTLFKIDKLFA, encoded by the coding sequence ATGGAATCCCTCTTCGTTTCGACCGGTGTGGTCGCCCTCGCTGAAATCGGCGACAAGACCCAATTGCTGGCCTTCATCCTGGCGGCGCGCTTCAAGCGCCCCGTGCCCATCATCCTGGGCATCCTGGTGGCCACCCTCGTCAACCACGGCCTGGCCGGTGCCCTGGGCGCCTGGATCACCTCCATGGTCAGCCCGGACATCATGCGTTGGGTGCTGGGTTTGAGCTTCATCGGCATGGCCATCTGGACACTGATCCCCGACGAGATCGAAGAGGAAGAAACCAAGGTGGCACACAAGCTGGGCGTGTTCGGCGCCACGCTGGTGACCTTCTTCCTGGCCGAGATGGGCGACAAGACCCAGCTGGCCACCGTGGCCCTGGCGGCGCATTACGCCAACCCCCTGTGGGTGGTGGCGGGCACCACGCTGGGCATGCTGATCGCCGACGTGCCGGCCGTGTTCGTGGGCAACCGTTTTGCCGAGAAGATCCCGATGAAGCTGGTGCACGGCATTGCCGCGGCCATCTTCGCGGTGATGGGCTTGCTGACCCTGTTCAAGATCGACAAGCTGTTTGCCTGA
- a CDS encoding serine hydrolase: MKTSTRQRLKRSTLTLASFAAGFAATFLPLTAMAAATLQVVQGSGEFQTLDTAVTVTAPTAFTMQWTTDQVGAAGGTWKVSNANGQVVASGEATPAPAVGHFLRFTIPQNAFLPASVASTQKFNLSIQPHNGVMQAMGAASPNVLITEVPATTTPPIVFGPSANFPKVDIVNYEEKIGVVPLTQLHYAGADITLRITNKSKVVTDPAWLAVKDTNLLMRQNTSGVSIPSLQPGASTTVSVHLDAVLPPPTSQMPEEQQYNQWNAQYRNVCGPQLSSVLDWRGPQAQTPIGSHLESLLVKEGWRDYAKVPPSTPICQGNQCVRVCDIEKNIHAQLDGKVTGYSYFVGQYPKFGHHGDARTAAAAPETAFKSNTKITVASVSKLVTTIAAVRLIDQKAASMPLGLDTPIGAYLPSDWALQSKYIKNITFAQLLGQRSGIKDYGNVSMDYAQLKKFFTQSTNAMANTSCQGSGVKNPANPVNVNDQSWCYSNYNFAIMRVLLPKVAGFAEDANQATRPQTLANQYTSLVQQNVFNLVGQNGVSCKPPVNSTNYAFAYKGPGSNAQGTDWGDVSLICGAAGWYLSVEDMAKVMLSLNAKDGKILAASGGKDLFNTMRLRGLGWDVDNNGELEKNGGWGANCDGNNVCDNITTSVAMFGPVTGPRVLGVLFINSNITGGGGAQGVLEKAYNQSLYIKP; this comes from the coding sequence GTGAAAACCTCGACCCGCCAGCGCCTCAAGCGCAGCACCCTCACCCTCGCCAGCTTCGCCGCCGGTTTTGCCGCCACCTTCCTGCCCCTCACCGCCATGGCCGCCGCCACCCTGCAGGTGGTGCAAGGCAGCGGCGAGTTCCAGACGCTCGACACCGCCGTCACCGTGACCGCACCCACCGCTTTCACCATGCAATGGACCACCGACCAAGTCGGCGCCGCGGGCGGCACCTGGAAGGTGAGCAATGCCAACGGCCAGGTCGTCGCCAGCGGTGAGGCCACACCGGCCCCCGCCGTGGGCCACTTCCTGCGCTTCACCATCCCGCAAAACGCCTTCCTGCCCGCCTCGGTGGCCAGCACCCAGAAGTTCAACCTCAGCATCCAGCCGCACAACGGCGTGATGCAGGCCATGGGCGCCGCCTCGCCCAATGTGCTCATCACCGAAGTACCTGCCACCACCACGCCGCCCATCGTGTTCGGGCCCAGCGCCAACTTCCCCAAGGTCGACATCGTCAACTACGAAGAGAAGATCGGCGTGGTGCCGCTCACCCAACTGCACTACGCGGGCGCCGACATCACCCTGCGCATCACCAACAAGAGCAAGGTCGTGACCGATCCCGCCTGGCTGGCCGTGAAGGACACCAACCTGCTGATGCGGCAGAACACGTCGGGCGTGAGCATCCCCTCGTTGCAACCCGGTGCCTCCACCACCGTGAGCGTGCACCTGGATGCCGTGCTGCCGCCACCCACCTCGCAGATGCCGGAAGAGCAGCAGTACAACCAGTGGAATGCGCAATACCGCAATGTGTGCGGCCCGCAACTGAGCAGCGTGCTGGACTGGCGCGGCCCTCAGGCCCAGACGCCGATTGGCTCACACCTTGAGTCTCTGCTTGTCAAGGAAGGCTGGCGCGATTACGCCAAGGTGCCGCCCAGCACGCCCATCTGCCAGGGCAACCAGTGCGTGCGCGTGTGTGACATCGAAAAGAACATCCACGCCCAGCTGGATGGCAAGGTCACGGGCTACTCGTACTTCGTGGGCCAGTACCCCAAGTTTGGCCATCACGGCGATGCCCGCACGGCGGCCGCCGCGCCTGAAACCGCGTTCAAGTCCAACACCAAGATCACGGTGGCCAGCGTCAGCAAGCTGGTGACCACGATCGCGGCCGTGCGCCTCATCGACCAGAAGGCCGCCAGCATGCCGCTGGGCCTGGACACGCCCATCGGCGCTTACCTGCCATCGGATTGGGCTCTGCAGAGCAAGTACATCAAGAACATCACCTTCGCGCAGTTGCTGGGCCAGCGCAGCGGCATCAAGGACTACGGCAACGTGTCCATGGACTATGCGCAGCTCAAGAAGTTCTTCACGCAAAGCACCAATGCGATGGCCAACACCTCGTGCCAGGGCTCGGGTGTGAAGAACCCCGCCAACCCGGTGAACGTCAATGACCAGAGCTGGTGCTACAGCAACTACAACTTCGCCATCATGCGTGTGCTGCTGCCCAAGGTGGCCGGCTTCGCCGAAGACGCCAACCAGGCCACCCGCCCGCAGACCCTGGCCAACCAGTACACCTCGCTGGTTCAGCAGAACGTGTTCAACCTCGTCGGCCAGAACGGCGTGAGCTGCAAGCCACCCGTGAACTCGACCAACTACGCCTTTGCCTACAAGGGCCCCGGCAGCAACGCCCAGGGCACGGACTGGGGTGATGTGTCGCTGATCTGCGGTGCCGCTGGCTGGTACCTGTCGGTGGAAGACATGGCCAAGGTGATGCTCAGCCTGAACGCCAAGGACGGCAAGATCCTGGCGGCCTCTGGTGGCAAGGACCTGTTCAACACCATGCGCCTGCGTGGCCTGGGCTGGGACGTGGACAACAACGGCGAGCTGGAGAAGAACGGCGGCTGGGGCGCCAACTGCGATGGCAACAATGTGTGCGACAACATCACCACCTCGGTGGCCATGTTCGGCCCGGTGACCGGCCCCCGCGTGCTGGGCGTGCTGTTCATCAACTCCAACATCACCGGTGGCGGTGGCGCCCAAGGCGTGCTGGAGAAGGCTTACAACCAGTCGCTCTACATCAAGCCCTGA